In one Cloacibacillus porcorum genomic region, the following are encoded:
- a CDS encoding MmgE/PrpD family protein: MEVIAKTLAQFAAGTKYEDLPGDIVQCAKERIIDILSAAMAGASLWEYRNGIIDTSRNMGDSGYSTIMGRKETASFPAAAAINCAYAHSMELDDGHRNAGAHAGAVVIPTALSLAEKLNIDGRHVILGVVIGYDVAYRFARSMSPLLIENGFHPSAVCGTMGAAAVSASLLRLNACQAAKALSLSALFASGLMEITHSGQSSKGAMVGHAAFAGIYSAIMAKNGFSAPEASFSGMSGLFKAMSDNNVDAAKMLEGLGENYEIKDTYVKLYPTCRHTHAPIEGTVALCSEHNIMAEEVKRIDIGTHPVAFNLTGAAGAPCDIQQARFSTPYCVASALINGTFGIVDLKEENINDGRRAQLSSLIHVYVDKEVASEFPKKRGAKIRIELKNGTAFEKTIYNLKGAPELPVGYMDLCDKFKNMAQVSLSEENIRKICGNVQNFEKLAELSAFMRLLKSTN; this comes from the coding sequence ATGGAAGTAATAGCGAAGACCTTAGCTCAGTTTGCCGCTGGGACAAAATATGAAGATCTGCCGGGTGACATCGTCCAATGCGCTAAAGAAAGGATCATAGACATCTTGTCGGCGGCGATGGCAGGCGCATCTCTTTGGGAGTATCGCAACGGGATAATAGATACTTCAAGAAATATGGGAGACAGCGGGTATTCAACCATTATGGGGAGAAAGGAGACCGCCTCTTTTCCGGCGGCGGCGGCCATAAACTGCGCCTATGCCCATTCCATGGAATTAGACGACGGGCACAGGAACGCGGGTGCCCACGCGGGGGCGGTCGTCATTCCGACGGCGCTTTCTTTGGCGGAGAAATTAAATATAGACGGCCGGCATGTCATTCTGGGGGTCGTTATCGGTTACGATGTCGCGTACCGTTTTGCAAGAAGCATGTCTCCGCTATTGATAGAAAACGGCTTTCACCCGTCCGCAGTTTGCGGGACGATGGGCGCCGCGGCCGTCTCCGCTTCGCTTTTACGGCTGAATGCGTGTCAGGCCGCAAAAGCGTTGTCATTATCGGCACTGTTTGCTTCCGGCCTTATGGAGATAACCCATTCGGGGCAGTCTTCTAAGGGGGCGATGGTCGGGCACGCCGCCTTTGCCGGAATCTACTCCGCGATTATGGCAAAGAACGGATTTTCAGCGCCGGAGGCCTCTTTTAGCGGCATGAGCGGGCTATTTAAAGCGATGTCCGACAACAATGTTGACGCAGCAAAAATGCTTGAAGGCCTTGGAGAGAATTATGAAATAAAAGATACATATGTAAAACTTTACCCTACCTGCAGGCATACCCATGCGCCGATCGAAGGTACCGTGGCTTTGTGCTCCGAGCATAATATAATGGCTGAAGAGGTCAAGAGGATCGATATCGGGACCCATCCGGTGGCATTTAACCTGACCGGCGCCGCGGGAGCCCCATGTGATATACAGCAGGCGAGATTCAGCACGCCCTATTGTGTGGCAAGCGCGCTGATTAACGGTACCTTTGGTATAGTCGATTTGAAAGAGGAGAATATTAATGATGGCAGGCGGGCACAATTAAGCTCCCTCATACATGTATATGTCGATAAAGAAGTAGCCTCTGAATTTCCTAAAAAACGGGGAGCGAAAATACGTATAGAGCTAAAGAACGGCACTGCATTTGAAAAGACAATATATAATCTTAAGGGTGCCCCCGAACTTCCGGTAGGGTATATGGATTTATGCGACAAATTTAAAAACATGGCGCAGGTATCGCTCTCAGAAGAGAATATAAGAAAAATATGCGGCAATGTGCAAAACTTTGAAAAATTGGCGGAATTAAGCGCGTTTATGAGGCTGTTGAAGAGTACAAATTAG
- a CDS encoding IclR family transcriptional regulator, with protein MKDKDDIIHNEELRNKKSVIMSVFKAYKILELFGEKNSLNFAEISERLDLPSATLYRFLSTLIVCGLLDMDPKSKLYSLGPSMIYLGNAAISSIDIVALARPFMEKLKDETNETISLFIRKGFKKICIAKVESDLSIRYSAKIGETNYLHGGASGNILMAGMTKKELDMLESSAGFPKLTEYTVTDRKKIEEILDKTRKDGYWVSYKERRDDTAGIGVPIFNHLGQVVASLNITLPSSRFDEVTVEKWIPLLKKAGVDISRKNGYYENFAQEPGHMR; from the coding sequence TTGAAAGATAAAGATGATATCATACACAACGAAGAATTGAGAAATAAAAAGTCCGTCATTATGTCCGTATTCAAGGCTTATAAAATACTGGAATTATTTGGAGAAAAAAACAGCCTGAATTTCGCGGAGATAAGCGAACGCCTTGATCTGCCTTCCGCTACGCTGTACCGGTTTTTGTCGACTCTGATCGTTTGCGGCCTGCTGGATATGGACCCGAAATCCAAACTCTATTCCCTTGGCCCCAGCATGATATATTTGGGAAACGCCGCCATCTCGTCCATAGACATAGTCGCTTTGGCGAGACCGTTCATGGAAAAACTAAAGGATGAAACTAACGAAACGATTTCCCTTTTTATCAGAAAGGGATTTAAGAAAATCTGCATCGCCAAAGTCGAGAGCGACCTGTCGATCAGATATTCGGCAAAGATAGGGGAGACGAACTACTTACACGGAGGCGCTTCCGGTAATATCTTGATGGCGGGTATGACAAAAAAAGAGCTTGATATGCTGGAATCGTCGGCGGGCTTTCCTAAATTGACGGAATACACCGTGACGGACAGAAAAAAAATCGAAGAAATCCTGGATAAAACCCGAAAAGACGGATATTGGGTGAGTTATAAGGAGCGCCGCGACGATACGGCGGGTATAGGCGTACCGATTTTTAACCACCTCGGCCAAGTCGTGGCAAGTTTGAATATAACCCTGCCCTCCAGCCGCTTTGACGAAGTGACGGTGGAGAAATGGATACCGCTTTTAAAAAAAGCCGGCGTTGATATCTCCAGGAAAAACGGCTATTACGAAAACTTCGCACAGGAGCCGGGACATATGCGCTGA
- a CDS encoding MerR family transcriptional regulator has protein sequence MRIGAFSEQFSLSPETIRYYVNKGLLCPMIKNDRYDFKENDIDDMQLLLRLKSFKFSIVEIHRLLSLRRLSGFDSPNELSDYINILVDHKKKLQREKRELQGIISLLQDEIGSSSGKHSFNAKRKNGVPLQFLQYLACPSCKENLSLSNCSIEKDQILSGTLNCECGFSAVIKNGILIGPSGEISKYDWPDIERNCYRLMNPTLVSYMQKAYHWLLDRLGQCDMDGKVILEDFVNNYCFCHANFEEMPSKALYIISDKYPEIVAIYKGLIDKLGLEQKVLYIAAASDMLPLKDGCVDMYIDFDSANEYALYHKGYSTEALARYFHSESRAIGSFFSFKPNSSAEKELHRQFPESWEHSYDISYFKRYLRSAWANIIDEESIGNVTDSNTDEKASLYHIPGEVGMDVYFAEGFRKKEQKTL, from the coding sequence ATGAGGATCGGAGCTTTTAGCGAACAGTTCAGCCTGTCCCCAGAAACAATACGCTACTACGTCAATAAGGGGCTGCTGTGCCCTATGATAAAAAATGACCGGTATGACTTCAAAGAAAATGACATTGACGATATGCAGCTGCTATTACGGCTCAAATCCTTCAAATTTTCCATTGTGGAAATACATCGGCTGCTTTCGCTTCGCAGGCTCAGTGGTTTCGACAGCCCCAACGAGCTAAGTGACTATATAAATATTCTCGTTGATCATAAAAAGAAACTTCAGCGCGAAAAACGGGAACTACAGGGAATAATCAGTTTGCTGCAGGACGAAATCGGCAGTTCATCAGGCAAACATTCCTTTAACGCAAAAAGAAAAAACGGCGTGCCGCTGCAATTTCTCCAATATCTCGCCTGCCCTTCTTGCAAAGAGAATCTGAGCCTGAGTAACTGCAGCATTGAAAAAGACCAGATATTATCCGGTACGCTAAACTGTGAATGCGGTTTCAGCGCGGTGATAAAGAATGGGATATTGATCGGCCCCTCTGGCGAAATAAGCAAATATGACTGGCCGGATATTGAACGCAATTGCTACCGTCTTATGAACCCCACGCTGGTTTCATACATGCAGAAAGCCTACCATTGGCTGCTGGACAGGCTTGGACAATGCGATATGGACGGTAAGGTGATACTGGAGGATTTTGTGAACAACTACTGCTTCTGCCATGCAAATTTTGAAGAGATGCCATCCAAAGCGCTTTATATCATCAGTGACAAATATCCGGAAATTGTCGCGATTTATAAGGGGCTCATTGATAAGCTGGGACTGGAACAAAAGGTTCTTTATATCGCGGCGGCAAGCGATATGCTGCCGTTGAAGGACGGATGCGTGGACATGTATATTGATTTCGATTCGGCAAATGAGTATGCCCTTTATCATAAGGGCTACTCCACAGAGGCTCTTGCGCGATATTTTCACAGCGAAAGCCGCGCGATAGGAAGTTTTTTCTCCTTTAAGCCGAACAGCTCTGCGGAAAAGGAGCTGCACCGGCAGTTCCCCGAATCATGGGAGCACAGTTACGACATCTCCTATTTCAAAAGATACCTGAGGTCGGCGTGGGCCAATATCATTGACGAAGAATCCATCGGCAATGTTACGGACAGCAACACAGACGAAAAGGCTTCGCTCTATCACATTCCAGGAGAGGTTGGAATGGACGTATATTTCGCAGAGGGTTTTAGAAAAAAAGAACAAAAAACTTTATAG
- a CDS encoding sodium/proline symporter: MLASIITFVLYIVVLIAIGVITYLRAKSYSDYTLAGRSNNKWVAAISAESSDMSGWLLMGLPGAAFAGGFSSIWIMIGLIFGTMINWMYVANRLRIATEVYNVYSITEYFEKRVNDKSGSVALVSGIAIIVFMIINASAEIIGSGKLLNATFGLDYSTGIVIGLVIVVLYTFLGGYMAVSWSNLFQGSIMFIALLFVPLAVLVEIGGYQPVVESLWRQNPAFFQFLNGETEFFPALSIALGGLGVGLCYFGMVHVLTCFMSIKNSSEIKDSTFIATTWVSISTFGAVLVGMIGAYLFPSIGDPEQIFFAMGKNYFPSYMLGLFAAAVMAAILSSVSAYVIVAAAAFGANIVKHYAAEIDDSKIVNLQRAAVVVISLLAFLMSLKSDLVFAVALLAAAGLGSSFGPLVLFCLYSRNVNKTGAISSIIVGLVTVIFWYYSGLSAYIFELIPGFIASSLALIIGTKIGGGADAETVAQYDAYLDRLNKNKRQG; encoded by the coding sequence ATGTTAGCGAGTATTATCACATTTGTTCTTTATATCGTAGTCCTTATCGCAATAGGCGTGATCACATATCTGCGGGCAAAATCCTATTCGGATTATACGCTTGCAGGACGTTCGAACAACAAGTGGGTGGCGGCGATATCCGCCGAGTCTTCCGACATGAGCGGATGGCTGCTGATGGGGCTTCCCGGCGCCGCCTTTGCCGGTGGTTTTTCTTCAATATGGATAATGATCGGACTGATATTTGGCACGATGATCAACTGGATGTATGTTGCGAACCGTCTGCGCATCGCTACGGAGGTCTATAATGTCTATTCGATCACGGAATATTTTGAGAAGCGCGTAAATGACAAAAGCGGTTCTGTCGCACTTGTGTCGGGGATAGCGATCATCGTTTTTATGATAATCAACGCCTCGGCTGAGATAATCGGAAGCGGCAAGCTGCTTAACGCGACCTTTGGCCTTGACTACAGTACCGGTATCGTTATCGGACTCGTCATTGTTGTCCTTTATACCTTTCTTGGCGGATACATGGCGGTTAGCTGGAGCAACCTTTTTCAGGGCAGCATTATGTTTATCGCGCTGCTATTTGTGCCGCTTGCCGTTCTCGTTGAAATCGGCGGATATCAGCCGGTCGTGGAGAGTCTTTGGAGACAGAATCCGGCATTCTTTCAGTTTTTAAACGGCGAGACTGAATTTTTCCCGGCTCTGTCTATCGCGCTTGGAGGTCTTGGGGTTGGCCTCTGTTACTTCGGTATGGTGCATGTGCTGACCTGCTTTATGTCCATTAAAAACAGCAGTGAGATAAAGGATTCGACCTTTATCGCCACTACGTGGGTAAGTATCTCTACCTTCGGCGCGGTGCTTGTGGGGATGATTGGCGCCTATCTTTTCCCGTCTATCGGCGACCCGGAACAGATATTCTTTGCCATGGGGAAAAATTACTTTCCTTCCTACATGCTTGGTCTGTTCGCGGCCGCGGTAATGGCGGCTATATTATCCTCGGTGAGCGCCTATGTCATCGTCGCCGCAGCAGCTTTCGGGGCCAATATAGTAAAGCATTACGCCGCAGAGATCGACGACTCTAAGATAGTCAATCTGCAGCGGGCCGCGGTGGTAGTGATCTCGCTTCTTGCCTTTTTAATGTCGCTTAAATCTGATCTTGTCTTTGCAGTCGCTCTGCTGGCAGCGGCTGGATTGGGATCATCGTTCGGCCCGTTGGTGCTTTTCTGTCTATACAGCCGCAACGTTAATAAGACCGGCGCTATATCAAGTATCATAGTGGGCCTCGTTACGGTAATATTCTGGTATTACAGCGGGCTCTCCGCCTATATATTCGAGCTCATACCGGGCTTTATCGCGAGCTCGCTCGCCCTTATCATTGGTACTAAAATCGGAGGTGGGGCTGACGCGGAGACGGTTGCCCAGTATGACGCGTATCTTGATAGATTAAATAAAAATAAGAGGCAGGGATAA
- a CDS encoding LysR family transcriptional regulator, producing the protein MNSSEKIFMLVVEEMSFTKAAKKTFLTQQCISEHIKKLEREYGVSFFERRPKLVLTPAGKSMYQAMLQIQNMKNSLELNLKEIARGAMGEIKIGSNASRARVIMPILFKKYHEKYPRVTISVFSDDTSVMTEMLINGKLDIVIGVDVASNPLFKITPLADDPVYVIVSNNLLKQSFRERYAEYKKIFPYGVNLSLFEKIPFVRNYPTSTINSLIDRHINRYNINLQTVFSISDYGTQLQLCASHQVAAFIPALICRTVLKFNDRAGEDDHINIFPIKNLNESLRIDCITLKNSYMPQYIQDFIYSIESEIKSETEWLKQNI; encoded by the coding sequence TTGAACAGCAGCGAAAAAATCTTTATGCTCGTCGTAGAAGAAATGAGCTTTACCAAAGCGGCAAAAAAAACTTTTCTAACCCAACAGTGTATAAGCGAACACATAAAAAAATTGGAACGGGAATACGGCGTATCGTTTTTTGAACGCCGCCCTAAATTAGTACTGACACCAGCCGGTAAATCCATGTACCAAGCTATGCTGCAAATCCAAAATATGAAAAACAGCCTTGAACTGAACCTAAAAGAAATTGCGCGAGGGGCGATGGGAGAGATCAAAATAGGTTCCAACGCTTCACGGGCTCGCGTAATTATGCCCATATTATTTAAAAAGTATCACGAAAAATACCCCCGCGTCACAATTTCGGTATTCTCCGACGACACCTCTGTGATGACTGAGATGCTCATAAACGGTAAATTAGATATTGTTATCGGCGTGGATGTCGCAAGCAATCCACTTTTTAAAATCACCCCTCTTGCGGACGATCCGGTCTATGTTATTGTTTCCAATAACCTATTAAAGCAATCGTTCAGAGAGAGATACGCAGAATATAAAAAAATCTTTCCTTACGGAGTCAATTTATCCCTATTTGAAAAAATACCATTTGTACGCAACTACCCCACAAGCACAATCAACAGTCTGATCGACAGGCATATAAACCGCTATAACATAAACTTGCAGACCGTATTTTCAATCAGCGACTACGGGACACAGCTGCAGTTGTGCGCCTCCCATCAGGTGGCGGCTTTCATCCCCGCCTTAATATGCCGGACTGTATTAAAATTTAATGATAGAGCGGGAGAGGACGACCATATAAATATATTCCCTATTAAGAATCTTAATGAATCACTGAGAATCGATTGCATAACCCTGAAAAACAGCTATATGCCTCAATATATCCAGGATTTTATCTATTCCATTGAAAGCGAGATCAAATCCGAGACCGAATGGCTGAAACAAAATATATAA
- a CDS encoding NAD(P)-dependent oxidoreductase produces the protein MKIGFIGLGKMGRHMAVNMFKHDTDIRVFDANREILTELSNLGIPTASSPAEIGKLADVVFLSLPSAGVVEKVLFGEGGVIGDGAKRNIIVDLGTTAYMKTLEFGSRLGSLGFKFADAPVSGMESRAASGELTLMFGGEQSVFDKIVPYFNMISNKVINFGGLGSGQMAKLINQLLFDINTAALSEVLALAAKLGLDPQKTVEVVTSGTGRSWAAEFFAPRILSGVFNEGYAMDNAYKDLVSASEISAQLRVPMPILSAATAIYQMSLCKGLGNEGKGAMIKVYEEFLGAEFRDREV, from the coding sequence ATGAAAATAGGTTTTATCGGTCTGGGCAAAATGGGTAGGCATATGGCCGTGAATATGTTCAAACATGATACTGACATAAGGGTTTTTGACGCTAACAGAGAGATCTTAACAGAATTATCAAATCTTGGCATTCCGACCGCGTCGTCACCTGCCGAAATTGGAAAATTGGCGGATGTCGTCTTCTTGAGTCTGCCCAGCGCAGGGGTAGTTGAAAAAGTTCTTTTTGGAGAGGGCGGCGTGATAGGCGACGGCGCGAAGAGAAATATTATCGTCGACCTTGGCACCACGGCGTATATGAAGACCCTTGAATTTGGGAGCCGCCTAGGCTCTTTGGGCTTCAAATTTGCCGACGCTCCTGTTTCCGGTATGGAGAGCAGAGCTGCGTCTGGAGAGCTGACGTTAATGTTTGGCGGCGAACAGAGTGTTTTTGATAAGATAGTTCCCTATTTCAACATGATAAGTAATAAGGTTATCAACTTTGGCGGTTTAGGCTCAGGACAGATGGCGAAACTTATCAACCAGCTGCTATTTGATATTAACACGGCGGCGCTGTCGGAGGTTTTGGCTTTGGCCGCAAAGCTTGGACTTGATCCGCAGAAAACGGTCGAGGTCGTTACCAGCGGTACCGGACGCTCCTGGGCGGCGGAGTTTTTTGCTCCGAGGATACTCTCGGGAGTTTTTAATGAGGGCTACGCAATGGACAATGCGTACAAGGATTTAGTCTCCGCCAGTGAAATTTCAGCGCAGCTGAGAGTTCCGATGCCCATTCTTTCAGCCGCGACGGCGATATATCAAATGTCATTATGTAAAGGTCTGGGCAATGAGGGTAAGGGCGCGATGATCAAGGTCTATGAGGAATTCCTCGGAGCAGAATTCCGGGACAGGGAAGTTTAA
- a CDS encoding dihydroxy-acid dehydratase has translation MPNKRGHAEDITETYYIGLMSALGNRMKDIEKPQIAIVNSWSDVNPGHKPLGELARYVREGILCAGGNPGEFNVPAPCDGIAQGDGQHYILPQRDLIASSIEAMVKAHGFDGIVMLCSCDKIVPGMLLAAARIDLPTIFLTGGAMLPFVEKGRTYVTSDIKEMIGERNSGKIDEETFERRRSGICVSCGTCSMYGTANTMGTFLEVVGVAPFDSSAMLACSAQKMRQAKDVGERIVDLVREKKTFKSYVNKESIENGIKYVSATGGSTNAVLHIMALAKALDVEMNLHDFDVCQSSVPVVTKLKPSSQYNLSDYYSAGGVRKVLEIIRQHIDDTRPLVMGGTVRDSLDGFFAENSEVIRLPDSKFYENGCFSILYGNLAPNGAVVKKTGVDPSMYYHKGPAVVFDSEEDVRKYMLESSIEPGSVLVVRYEGPKGGPGMRELSIPAAMLIGMGLEKSVAMITDGRFSGATRGPCVGYITPEAWEGGPIALIEDGDLIEIDLESKRISLLVPSDVLDSRRMNFKRKEKKVSGVMESYRDRVLSADKGALWL, from the coding sequence ATGCCTAATAAGAGAGGCCATGCCGAAGATATAACGGAGACATACTATATAGGTTTGATGAGCGCGTTAGGAAATCGCATGAAGGATATAGAGAAGCCGCAAATTGCGATTGTCAATTCTTGGAGTGATGTAAATCCCGGGCATAAACCTCTTGGCGAACTTGCCCGTTACGTGAGAGAGGGAATTTTGTGTGCCGGCGGCAATCCTGGAGAGTTCAATGTACCTGCTCCGTGCGATGGGATCGCTCAGGGAGATGGCCAGCACTACATCCTCCCCCAGCGGGATCTGATCGCCTCTTCTATCGAAGCGATGGTAAAGGCCCATGGTTTTGACGGTATAGTGATGCTCTGTTCTTGTGACAAAATCGTTCCCGGTATGCTGCTGGCCGCGGCGAGGATCGATTTGCCGACAATATTCTTGACCGGAGGCGCGATGCTGCCTTTTGTGGAGAAGGGGCGGACATATGTTACAAGCGACATAAAAGAGATGATAGGGGAGCGGAACAGCGGGAAAATTGACGAAGAGACATTTGAACGCCGCCGCAGCGGTATTTGCGTGTCGTGTGGTACCTGTTCGATGTACGGCACCGCGAATACGATGGGAACTTTTTTGGAGGTCGTTGGAGTAGCTCCCTTTGATTCGTCGGCCATGCTTGCCTGTTCAGCTCAAAAGATGCGCCAGGCAAAAGATGTTGGTGAAAGAATTGTAGATCTGGTTAGAGAAAAGAAAACGTTTAAGTCGTATGTCAATAAAGAGTCCATTGAAAACGGAATTAAATACGTTTCAGCCACCGGCGGGTCAACAAACGCGGTACTGCATATCATGGCTTTGGCAAAAGCGCTTGACGTAGAGATGAATCTGCATGATTTTGATGTCTGCCAGTCTTCTGTTCCGGTGGTGACGAAACTAAAACCGTCCTCTCAATATAATTTGTCGGATTATTACAGCGCAGGCGGAGTCAGGAAGGTACTTGAGATTATCCGTCAGCATATAGACGATACGCGGCCGCTGGTTATGGGAGGTACGGTGCGTGATTCTCTGGACGGCTTTTTTGCTGAAAATTCAGAGGTGATACGCCTGCCTGATAGCAAGTTTTATGAAAACGGCTGTTTTTCCATACTTTATGGAAATCTAGCTCCTAACGGCGCCGTCGTGAAAAAGACAGGCGTGGACCCTTCGATGTACTACCACAAGGGGCCTGCGGTAGTTTTTGACTCTGAGGAAGACGTCAGGAAGTATATGCTGGAGAGCTCAATCGAACCTGGTTCCGTACTGGTAGTGCGGTATGAGGGGCCCAAGGGCGGTCCCGGTATGAGGGAACTTTCAATCCCGGCGGCGATGCTGATCGGAATGGGACTTGAGAAATCCGTGGCGATGATAACAGACGGACGTTTTTCCGGTGCGACACGGGGGCCGTGCGTAGGTTATATCACCCCAGAGGCGTGGGAAGGCGGCCCGATCGCGTTGATTGAAGACGGAGACCTTATTGAGATAGATTTAGAGTCGAAGCGGATCAGTCTGCTTGTCCCGTCTGATGTGCTCGACTCCAGGCGGATGAATTTCAAGAGAAAAGAGAAAAAGGTAAGCGGCGTAATGGAATCATATCGGGACAGGGTCTTAAGTGCGGATAAGGGTGCGCTGTGGCTTTGA
- a CDS encoding TAXI family TRAP transporter solute-binding subunit, which yields MFNRKMKMGFLSFVVFSLLLATVMTANAKELSMGTGGTAGTFFPLGGAIANTINKHSKGINVTVQTTDGSVNNAHLLGKGDIDVALIQTDITYYAYNGMEMFKNKYPNLTAICRVYPDTTHIIAKGDGSIKSISDLKGRSVSVGAPGSGNEVTLRQILGTAGITYKDLKPFYLSFSESSEHFKDGHIDAFHTNSSVPAAIVHDLNSLNRVTLLPVGGKLREDIVKKYPFYTPVTVPANTYKYQTAPYETVAVQALLIVDSKLPEDIVYGMTKALFENLDEVKTAHSAAKGMSLKTALDGVAIPLHPGAKRYFMEKGVLK from the coding sequence ATGTTTAACAGAAAAATGAAGATGGGTTTTCTAAGTTTCGTGGTATTCAGCCTTCTCCTCGCAACAGTTATGACGGCCAACGCAAAAGAGTTAAGCATGGGCACAGGGGGGACGGCGGGGACATTTTTCCCTCTTGGAGGGGCGATCGCGAATACGATCAATAAACATTCAAAGGGGATAAATGTAACCGTGCAGACGACGGATGGTTCCGTTAACAACGCCCATCTTCTTGGAAAGGGCGACATTGACGTTGCCCTCATACAAACCGACATCACATACTATGCGTATAATGGTATGGAGATGTTTAAGAACAAGTATCCCAATTTGACGGCAATTTGCAGAGTATATCCCGATACGACCCACATAATCGCCAAAGGAGACGGCAGTATAAAAAGCATTTCCGACCTGAAAGGAAGATCCGTCTCCGTCGGTGCGCCAGGCAGCGGCAATGAAGTTACCCTGCGGCAGATACTGGGTACGGCTGGCATTACATATAAGGATTTAAAGCCGTTTTACCTCTCCTTCAGCGAATCCTCAGAGCACTTTAAGGATGGCCATATTGACGCGTTTCATACAAACTCAAGCGTGCCGGCGGCAATCGTCCATGATTTGAATTCTTTGAACAGGGTGACGCTTCTTCCCGTTGGAGGAAAGCTGAGAGAAGATATAGTAAAAAAATATCCCTTCTATACGCCTGTGACCGTCCCCGCCAATACATACAAATATCAGACTGCCCCGTATGAGACGGTGGCCGTTCAGGCACTGCTGATAGTTGATTCAAAATTACCTGAGGATATTGTCTACGGGATGACAAAAGCACTTTTTGAGAATCTTGACGAGGTTAAAACAGCGCATTCCGCCGCCAAAGGAATGTCATTGAAGACAGCGTTGGATGGCGTGGCAATTCCTCTGCATCCAGGTGCAAAAAGGTATTTTATGGAAAAAGGTGTTTTGAAATAA